In a single window of the Vitis vinifera cultivar Pinot Noir 40024 chromosome 6, ASM3070453v1 genome:
- the LOC100265663 gene encoding cytosolic enolase 3 translates to MSVQDYLDKHMLSRKIEDAVNAAVRAKTSDPVLFISNHMKKAVSSVITRVKARQILDSRGIPTVEVDLYTNKGMFRASVPSGTPIGMYEAVELRDGDKGTYLGNGVTRAVRNVNEKISEALIGMDPTLQSQIDQVMIDLDKTEKKGELGANAILAVSIAACKAGAAEKEVPLYKHIADLSGQSNLFLPVPAFTVISGGKHAGNTLAAQEIMILPIGATRFEEALQMGAETYHHLKAVITEKYGAHGCHVGEDGGLAPNISSIREGLDLVKEAIGRTGYNEKIKIAIDVAATDFCIGAKYDLDFKSPNKSGQNFKSGEDMIEMYKELCNDYPIVSIEDPFDKEDWEHIRNFCGLGICQVVGDDLLMSNPKRIERARRESTCNALLLKVNQVGTVTEAIEVVKLAKDAHWGVVTSHRCGETEDSFLADLSVGLATGQIKAGAPCRGERLAKYNQLIRIEEELGDQAVYAGEDWRQS, encoded by the exons ATGTCAGTGCAAGATTATCTCGACAAGCACATGCTTTCTCGCAAAATCGAAGACGCCGTCAATGCTGCTGTTAGGGCCAAGACTTCCGATCCCGTTCTCTTCATC TCGAATCATATGAAGAAAGCGGTTTCATCCGTGATCACGAGGGTGAAGGCGAGGCAGATTCTTGATAGCAGGGGAATTCCTACTGTTGAAGTGGATTTGTACACCAATAAAGGAATGTTCCGTGCTTCAGTTCCTAGTGGTACTCCTATTGGAAT GTATGAAGCTGTTGAATTACGGGATGGGGACAAGGGAACATATCTTGGAAATGGTGTGACCAGAGCTGTTAGGAATGTCAATGAAAAAATATCTGAAGCTTTGATTGGTATGGATCCTACACTTCAGTCCCAAATTGATCAAGTAATGATAGACCTGGACAAAACTGAAAAGAAG GGTGAACTTGGAGCAAATGCTATTTTAGCTGTATCAATTGCTGCTTGCAAAGCTGGGGCTGCTGAAAAagag GTTCCACTTTACAAGCACATTGCTGATCTTTCCGGCCAAAGCAACTTGTTTCTCCCTGTTCCTGCCTTCACAGTTATAAGTGGCGGAAAACATGCTGGGAATACTTTGGCTGCTCAG GAAATTATGATTCTCCCAATTGGAGCAACTAGATTCGAGGAGGCATTGCAAATGGGCGCTGAGACCTATCATCACTTAAAG GCTGTTATTACAGAAAAATATGGTGCCCATGGGTGTCATGTTGGTGAGGATGGTGGGCTTGCTCCAAACATCTCCAG CATTAGAGAAGGTTTGGATCTAGTAAAAGAAGCTATCGGCAGAACAGGATataatgagaaaataaagattGCAATCGATGTCGCTGCTACTGATTTCTGCATAG GTGCAAAGTATGATTTGGACTTCAAATCCCCAAACAAATCAGGGCAAAATTTTAAGTCGGGAGAGGATATGATTGAGATGTACAAAGAACTTTGTAATG ACTACCCAATTGTATCAATTGAAGATCCATTTGACAAAGAGGACTGGGAACATATCAGGAATTTTTGTGGTCTTGGAATTTGCCAG GTTGTTGGCGATGACTTGTTGATGTCAAATCCTAAACGTATTGAGAGAGCAAGACGTGAATCCACTTGCAATGCTCTTCTTCTCAAG GTGAATCAGGTTGGAACTGTGACCGAAGCCATTGAAGTGGTGAAGCTGGCAAAGGATGCCCATTGGGGAGTGGTGACATCTCATAGATGTGGAGAAACAGAAGATTCTTTTTTAGCCGATCTATCTGTTGGCCTTGCTACTGGTCAGATCAAAGCAGGTGCACCTTGCAGAGGAGAGCGGCTTGCAAAGTACAACCAG TTGATTCGGATTGAAGAAGAGCTTGGGGATCAAGCGGTTTATGCTGGCGAAGATTGGAGACAGTCGTGA